One window of Methanothermobacter tenebrarum genomic DNA carries:
- a CDS encoding methionine synthase, with product MTTVVGSYPSQPSKPRNWREKLLNIIGSYDPYKHAIKIAVKDQIKAGIDIISDGQVRGDMISIFASKIPGMKVENGTSKIISRILPPQNPIGAQDLKFSQRIIKKLGGGQKIKGIITGPTTLVHSSRIEGFYENKEKAIMDMAEALKREASYLEEAGASMIQIDEPFLSTGTVNIKTAKKAVKRISDVISVPVALHACGDIREVFEDLLKFNVEIIDCEFAGNPKNLEIIKDAELKDKKIGFGCIDTKSQKIETIKEIKNLIKKGIKVIGEEKIIIDPDCGMRKLPRNVAFSKLKNMVEAANALQDNSQ from the coding sequence ATAACCACAGTAGTTGGAAGTTACCCAAGCCAACCATCCAAACCAAGAAACTGGAGAGAAAAACTACTCAACATAATAGGATCCTATGACCCCTACAAACATGCAATTAAAATAGCAGTTAAAGACCAGATAAAAGCAGGTATAGATATAATCTCCGACGGACAAGTACGCGGGGACATGATAAGCATCTTCGCATCAAAAATCCCAGGAATGAAAGTTGAAAATGGCACATCAAAGATAATATCCCGCATACTACCACCCCAGAACCCCATAGGCGCCCAAGACCTCAAATTTTCACAGAGAATCATAAAAAAACTCGGAGGCGGACAAAAGATCAAGGGTATAATCACAGGCCCCACCACACTAGTCCACTCCTCCAGGATCGAAGGCTTCTATGAAAATAAAGAAAAGGCCATAATGGACATGGCAGAAGCCCTAAAAAGAGAAGCATCATACCTTGAAGAAGCCGGAGCTTCAATGATACAAATAGACGAACCATTCCTATCCACCGGCACCGTCAACATCAAAACAGCCAAAAAAGCAGTTAAAAGGATATCAGATGTTATAAGCGTCCCAGTAGCCCTACACGCTTGTGGAGATATAAGAGAAGTCTTCGAAGACCTTCTAAAATTCAACGTGGAGATAATAGATTGTGAATTCGCAGGAAACCCAAAAAACCTAGAAATCATCAAGGACGCCGAACTAAAAGACAAAAAAATAGGATTCGGATGCATCGACACAAAAAGCCAAAAAATAGAAACTATAAAAGAAATAAAAAACCTCATCAAAAAAGGTATAAAAGTAATCGGAGAAGAAAAAATCATCATAGACCCAGACTGTGGGATGAGAAAACTCCCAAGGAACGTGGCATTCTCCAAACTCAAAAACATGGTGGAGGCGGCTAATGCCCTACAAGATAACAGCCAATGA
- a CDS encoding thymidylate synthase encodes MPYKITANEIKDGWQKLIKKILKEGKPIKDERGTRTLEILNAIVEIQRPFRPNFYHINEEIETPKGYFWSGEKLKEYANQFLKPDKKGFIYTYGNRLRSHFKVDQVEEAIKRLKNFKKTRRATMITWDPQVDTKEDEVPCMILIDFKIRGNKLYTTGVWRSHDIYGAWFPNAVGLAHLAKYVAEKTGTKVGPITIHSISAHIYEVNFEEAKKMMR; translated from the coding sequence ATGCCCTACAAGATAACAGCCAATGAAATCAAAGACGGATGGCAAAAACTAATCAAAAAAATACTCAAAGAAGGCAAACCAATAAAAGACGAAAGAGGCACAAGGACGTTAGAGATCCTCAACGCAATAGTAGAAATCCAGAGACCATTCAGACCAAACTTCTACCACATAAACGAGGAAATAGAAACCCCAAAAGGGTACTTCTGGAGTGGTGAAAAACTCAAAGAGTATGCAAACCAATTCCTCAAACCAGACAAAAAAGGATTCATCTACACCTACGGAAACAGACTAAGAAGCCACTTCAAAGTCGACCAAGTAGAAGAGGCCATAAAGCGTTTAAAAAACTTCAAAAAGACGCGAAGGGCCACAATGATAACATGGGACCCCCAAGTCGACACAAAAGAAGATGAAGTACCATGCATGATACTAATAGACTTCAAAATCAGAGGCAACAAACTCTACACAACAGGTGTCTGGAGGTCCCATGACATCTACGGAGCATGGTTCCCCAATGCAGTAGGCCTAGCACACCTTGCAAAATATGTTGCAGAAAAAACAGGGACAAAAGTGGGCCCCATAACAATCCACAGTATAAGCGCCCACATATACGAGGTTAACTTCGAAGAAGCCAAAAAAATGATGAGGTGA